CCGTTAAGGAAGAAATTACGCTTGGCTCTCGCCAAGTGTGTTGTGCTCGAGCGCAGGAGGGCCTAATCGATGGCAGTTACGAATCGTCGCATTAAGCAATCGATTGTTCACTGGTGCTTGGAATCGAGTAGCGAAAACTGGGGAGTTGAAGAGACTTGCCAACTGGCGAAGTCGCTCGGTTGCCAAGCGGTCGAGATCGTCGCCCCAGAAGATTGGGGCATTCTGAAGCGTTACGATTTAATCTGTGCCATGACTTTGATCGGCATGCCCGGCATGCCTTTTGTCAAAGGTTATAACAATCGCCTCTATCACGAGGAGCTAATCTACCGCTCGAAAAGTACGATCGATGCGTGCCGGCAAGCGGGTTTCCCGAACATTATCGCGTTTACCGGCTTCAAATGGCGCGATGCTGAAGATCCTACAAGCGGTGAAATCTCGCTCGAAGAGGGGGCCGATAACTGCGTCGCAGGATTGAAAGAACTCGCTTCTTACGCTGAATCGCAAGGCGTGACAGTCTGTGTTGAGCATCTAAGCACACGTGACGAGAGTCATCCGATGAAAGGGCATCCAGGATATCAGGGCGATGACATTGACTATGTGGCTTCGATTATTCGCCGAGTCGGATCCCCTCGAATCAAGGTGTTATTCGACGCTTACCATGTTCAAATCATGCATGGCGACATTCTGCGACGCTTGGAAGAGAACGCAGAACTCCTTGGTCATGTGCATGTCGCAGGAGTCCCTGGACGAAATGAAATTAACGAAAATCAGGAAATCAACTACCCGGCTGTCATGCGGAAGCTATTAGAACTCGATTATCAAGGTTTTGTCGGCCAGGAGTTCATCCCTTCAGGCGATCCGGTCGAGAGTTTCCGAGAGGCTGTGAGTCTGTGCGATGTCTGACGATGGCTCTCAATGGCTCTCAACGAGACAGTCTTGTCTTAAGAGCTGACTTTTTAGCGGTAGAGTTCTCCTTGGATACCGCATCGACGGTACGCTCGCGAACCTGATACCAATCGTCGAGCAGACCACGAAGTTTCGTGACTTTCGCCGGGTGCTTCGTCGCTAAGTTCTCCTGTTCTGTCGGGTCTGCCTGCAAATCGAACAGTTGAGGCTCGCCGCTCTTGGCGGGAAATTTCCTTCGCCCATTCTGTCCATCGTAAGTGAGCAAAAGCTTGTCGTGACCGCGGATGACCCAGCGGTGCAACAGAGAGGCTTCTGGATTTTCGAGATCCGCAACGTCATGCGAGAACGTCTCGCCATAGATCACATCACGCTCAATCGCTTGACCGCTTTCAAGATGGGGCAACAGATTCATCCCCGGCATCGACTCAGGGATCTCTACGCCGACCGCGGCAAGGATAGTTGGCACAATATCTATGCTGCTGCAGAGTTCTTCGCGGTCCGCCGGTTGAAATTGCTGCGGCCAGCGGAACATGATCGGCGTCCGCACGCCACCCTCGTAGGGGCTTTGTTTCGAGCGTGCGGCATAGCGATTGAGGGTTGGACCTTGAATCCATCCGTTGTCGGTGACGTAGATCACTAGCGTGTTCTCAGCGAGGCCCCTTTCTTCAAGCCGCGTGAGCAGTTGCCCGCAGGTTTCGTCGAACCACTGGCAC
The genomic region above belongs to Lacipirellulaceae bacterium and contains:
- a CDS encoding TIM barrel protein, producing MAVTNRRIKQSIVHWCLESSSENWGVEETCQLAKSLGCQAVEIVAPEDWGILKRYDLICAMTLIGMPGMPFVKGYNNRLYHEELIYRSKSTIDACRQAGFPNIIAFTGFKWRDAEDPTSGEISLEEGADNCVAGLKELASYAESQGVTVCVEHLSTRDESHPMKGHPGYQGDDIDYVASIIRRVGSPRIKVLFDAYHVQIMHGDILRRLEENAELLGHVHVAGVPGRNEINENQEINYPAVMRKLLELDYQGFVGQEFIPSGDPVESFREAVSLCDV